In one Oryza glaberrima chromosome 2, OglaRS2, whole genome shotgun sequence genomic region, the following are encoded:
- the LOC127761553 gene encoding uncharacterized protein At4g22758-like isoform X1: MKGSFLPLLSKAQKKARRNGDAKVNVAPTTPPSADRPKTHRGRPTKNTSSSAASRPSAISTREHRIKQAVSNLNWMPERKSRSRLASIRLGRSPAGLSSSPSRRRGSGSGGRRVRLAVRPAPTSRSLPRREGSRALARSASEPALLLSGGRVHPEPRGLSPPSPPPPPLERPHTCFDVFTPDSPFGRSASAASLSNCNPWEVQKWTVVVVSCAVRGSELAGLRLVQESKVVVSVTVEGSVGPVKAMVRLGASVGEAIAAVVERYAKEGRSPRLDPAAAEAFQLHHSHFCLQSLNKNDKIGDVGGRNFYLHKNDGNNRIYLQSEESGTNLVGGEIAHSFGGQQIVAINHDQFFAIFIKKLDKIGRLTKRIWRLLTCNCT, encoded by the exons ATGAAGGGAAGCTTCCTCCCTTTGTTGAGTAAAGCACAGAAAAAAGCTCGCCGTAATGGCGACGCGAAAGTAAACGTTGCGCCGACGACACCACCGTCCGCCGACCGACCAAAAACACATCGAGGCCGACCGACCAAAAACACATCGAGCTCCGCGGCATCGCGTCCATCTGCGATCTCCACGCGCGAGCACAGGATCAAACAAGCGGTCTCGAATCTGAACTGGATGCCGGAGAGGAAGAGCCGGTCCCGGCTCGCAAGCATCCGGCTAGGTCGATCGCCGGCGGggctctcctcgtcgccgtcgcgacGGCGTGGGAGCGGGAGCGGAGGGCGGAGGGTTCGGCTGGCGGTGCGCCCCGCGCCGACGTCGCGGTCGCTgccgcggcgggaggggagCAGGGCCCTCGCGCGCTCCGCGTCCGAGCCGGCGCTCTTGTTGAGCGGCGGGCGCGTCCACCCCGAGCCGCGGGGGCTctccccgccgtccccgcctccgccgccgctggagcgTCCGCACACCTGCTTCGACGTCTTCACCCCGGACTCCCCCTTcggccgctccgcctccgccgcctccctgtCCAACTGCAATCCCTGGGAGGTACAGAAGTGGACTGTTGTTGTTGTTAGCTGCGCGGTTCGCGGGAGTGAATTGGCTGGGCTTCGTTTGGTGCAGGAATCAAAGGTGGTGGTGAGCGTGACAGTCGAGGGGAGCGTCGGCCCTGTGAAGGCGATGGTTCGGCTGGGTGCGAGTGTTGGGGAGGCGATCGCAGCCGTGGTGGAGAGGTACGCGAAGGAGGGGAGAAGCCCACGTTTGGATCCAGCTGCCGCGGAGGCCTTCCAGCTCCACCACTCCCACTTCTGCCTCCAGA GTTTGAACAAAAACGATAAGATTGGAGACGTGGGAGGTAGAAATTTCTACCTACACAAGAACGATGGAAATAACAGGATTTACCTCCAAAGTGAAGAATCTGGTACAAATTTGGTTGGTGGTGAAATTGCACACAGCTTTGGAGGACAACAGATTGTTGCTATAAACCACGACCAGTTCTTTGCCATTTTCATCAAGAAGCTAGATAAAATTGGCAGGCTGACAAAAAGGATTTGGAGGTTACTAACTTGTAATTGTACATGA
- the LOC127761553 gene encoding uncharacterized protein At4g22758-like isoform X2: protein MKGSFLPLLSKAQKKARRNGDAKVNVAPTTPPSADRPKTHRGRPTKNTSSSAASRPSAISTREHRIKQAVSNLNWMPERKSRSRLASIRLGRSPAGLSSSPSRRRGSGSGGRRVRLAVRPAPTSRSLPRREGSRALARSASEPALLLSGGRVHPEPRGLSPPSPPPPPLERPHTCFDVFTPDSPFGRSASAASLSNCNPWEESKVVVSVTVEGSVGPVKAMVRLGASVGEAIAAVVERYAKEGRSPRLDPAAAEAFQLHHSHFCLQSLNKNDKIGDVGGRNFYLHKNDGNNRIYLQSEESGTNLVGGEIAHSFGGQQIVAINHDQFFAIFIKKLDKIGRLTKRIWRLLTCNCT, encoded by the exons ATGAAGGGAAGCTTCCTCCCTTTGTTGAGTAAAGCACAGAAAAAAGCTCGCCGTAATGGCGACGCGAAAGTAAACGTTGCGCCGACGACACCACCGTCCGCCGACCGACCAAAAACACATCGAGGCCGACCGACCAAAAACACATCGAGCTCCGCGGCATCGCGTCCATCTGCGATCTCCACGCGCGAGCACAGGATCAAACAAGCGGTCTCGAATCTGAACTGGATGCCGGAGAGGAAGAGCCGGTCCCGGCTCGCAAGCATCCGGCTAGGTCGATCGCCGGCGGggctctcctcgtcgccgtcgcgacGGCGTGGGAGCGGGAGCGGAGGGCGGAGGGTTCGGCTGGCGGTGCGCCCCGCGCCGACGTCGCGGTCGCTgccgcggcgggaggggagCAGGGCCCTCGCGCGCTCCGCGTCCGAGCCGGCGCTCTTGTTGAGCGGCGGGCGCGTCCACCCCGAGCCGCGGGGGCTctccccgccgtccccgcctccgccgccgctggagcgTCCGCACACCTGCTTCGACGTCTTCACCCCGGACTCCCCCTTcggccgctccgcctccgccgcctccctgtCCAACTGCAATCCCTGGGAG GAATCAAAGGTGGTGGTGAGCGTGACAGTCGAGGGGAGCGTCGGCCCTGTGAAGGCGATGGTTCGGCTGGGTGCGAGTGTTGGGGAGGCGATCGCAGCCGTGGTGGAGAGGTACGCGAAGGAGGGGAGAAGCCCACGTTTGGATCCAGCTGCCGCGGAGGCCTTCCAGCTCCACCACTCCCACTTCTGCCTCCAGA GTTTGAACAAAAACGATAAGATTGGAGACGTGGGAGGTAGAAATTTCTACCTACACAAGAACGATGGAAATAACAGGATTTACCTCCAAAGTGAAGAATCTGGTACAAATTTGGTTGGTGGTGAAATTGCACACAGCTTTGGAGGACAACAGATTGTTGCTATAAACCACGACCAGTTCTTTGCCATTTTCATCAAGAAGCTAGATAAAATTGGCAGGCTGACAAAAAGGATTTGGAGGTTACTAACTTGTAATTGTACATGA